A genomic region of [Eubacterium] eligens ATCC 27750 contains the following coding sequences:
- a CDS encoding BMP family ABC transporter substrate-binding protein, with translation MSVQDYLSAVKIGKKEYHACVNKGTYPYLPVLEDIIDESSIDREVSLGSDQIPLRLVVGTCTAGRTTAFADNFMPILDWGTEFSAKWASLSDSQVNEGIRDDIKVYEYMNKFYVLEGNKRVSVLKYFKAVTVSAQVIRKIPKYSDDPDVKIYYEFMDFYKSTKLNDIYFSKEGSFTTLMELVGITPGEPMDEDDKKDLVSCYLNFRLAYESRGGDKFDFPTGDSFLRFIHIHGYDAVKRMTKSEMAKNVAKTWAEFELIDDNSEVELKMTPAAAPKKNILSYLLPMGGVKKLKVGFVYEKTPQDSEWCYAHELGRQYIDDTFGDQIETYVEENVIPEQSDEAAINRLIEKGCDLIFLTSSAMSMAGLKAAIAHPSVKILDCSLNISHKYIRSYYARMFEAKFITGIIAGSMADDDNVGYIADNPVYGACANINAFALGVKFVNPRAKVYLEWNSINDNDSEGNLAKKNISIISNQDMITPGKSKRRFGLYKASDSDKHLAMPVWHWGVFYEKLIQSIMSGSWSKDEDGDNVKALNYWWGMSAGVVDLIYSESLPSATKRLVKLFEKELKEARFRVFEGELKDQQGNIRVEEGKLIDPEHIITMDWLLDNVVGRLPRYDELTDNAKLKMALQGVIKEEE, from the coding sequence ATGTCAGTGCAGGATTATCTCAGTGCAGTAAAGATTGGTAAAAAAGAATATCATGCGTGTGTAAATAAGGGTACTTATCCATATCTTCCGGTTCTGGAGGATATTATTGATGAAAGCAGTATTGACAGAGAAGTCAGTCTTGGAAGTGACCAGATTCCATTAAGGCTGGTAGTAGGAACATGTACAGCAGGAAGAACTACAGCATTTGCAGACAACTTTATGCCTATACTTGACTGGGGAACAGAATTTTCGGCAAAGTGGGCTTCACTTAGCGACAGTCAGGTAAATGAGGGAATAAGAGACGATATTAAAGTATATGAGTACATGAATAAGTTCTATGTGCTTGAAGGTAATAAAAGAGTCAGTGTACTTAAGTATTTTAAGGCGGTGACAGTAAGTGCACAGGTTATAAGAAAGATACCTAAGTATAGTGATGATCCTGATGTTAAGATATATTATGAATTCATGGATTTTTATAAATCTACTAAGTTAAATGATATATATTTCAGTAAAGAGGGCAGTTTTACAACTCTTATGGAGCTGGTTGGAATTACACCAGGAGAACCAATGGATGAGGATGATAAGAAAGACCTTGTTTCGTGCTATCTTAATTTCAGGCTTGCTTATGAATCAAGAGGAGGGGATAAGTTCGATTTTCCGACGGGAGATTCATTTTTACGATTCATTCACATTCACGGATATGATGCTGTTAAGAGAATGACTAAGTCTGAGATGGCAAAGAATGTTGCCAAGACATGGGCTGAATTCGAGCTTATTGATGATAACAGCGAAGTGGAACTTAAGATGACACCAGCTGCAGCACCTAAGAAGAATATATTAAGCTATCTGCTTCCAATGGGAGGAGTTAAGAAGCTTAAGGTTGGATTTGTGTATGAAAAGACTCCGCAGGATTCAGAGTGGTGCTATGCACATGAGCTTGGAAGACAGTATATTGATGATACATTTGGTGACCAGATAGAAACATATGTAGAGGAGAATGTGATACCAGAGCAGAGTGATGAGGCAGCAATTAACAGACTTATAGAGAAAGGCTGTGACCTGATATTCCTGACATCGTCGGCAATGAGTATGGCCGGACTAAAAGCTGCAATAGCACATCCGTCAGTAAAGATTCTTGATTGTTCACTTAATATTTCACATAAATATATAAGGTCATATTATGCGAGAATGTTTGAAGCAAAGTTTATAACGGGAATTATTGCAGGCTCAATGGCTGATGATGATAATGTTGGTTATATAGCTGATAATCCGGTTTATGGAGCGTGTGCGAATATTAATGCATTTGCACTGGGAGTAAAGTTTGTTAATCCAAGAGCCAAGGTTTACCTTGAATGGAATAGTATTAATGATAATGATTCTGAGGGAAATCTTGCTAAGAAGAATATAAGCATTATATCTAATCAGGATATGATTACTCCGGGCAAGAGCAAGAGAAGATTTGGATTGTATAAAGCAAGTGATTCAGATAAGCATCTGGCTATGCCTGTATGGCACTGGGGAGTTTTTTATGAAAAGCTTATCCAGAGCATTATGAGCGGTTCATGGAGTAAGGATGAGGACGGAGATAATGTAAAAGCACTTAATTACTGGTGGGGAATGTCAGCAGGAGTTGTTGATCTTATATATTCAGAGAGCCTTCCATCAGCAACTAAGAGGCTTGTAAAGCTCTTTGAGAAAGAACTTAAGGAGGCAAGGTTCAGAGTGTTTGAGGGCGAATTAAAAGATCAGCAGGGTAATATAAGGGTTGAAGAAGGAAAGCTTATTGATCCGGAACATATAATTACTATGGACTGGCTGCTTGATAATGTGGTTGGCAGACTGCCTCGGTATGATGAACTTACAGATAATGCTAAATTAAAAATGGCACTTCAGGGTGTTATCAAAGAAGAAGAATAG
- a CDS encoding bifunctional 4-hydroxy-2-oxoglutarate aldolase/2-dehydro-3-deoxy-phosphogluconate aldolase, which translates to MSNIADKFEELGVIPVVVLNDAKDALPLAKALVDGGLPCAEVTFRTAAAEESIRLMHEAYPDMVLAAGTVLTTEQVDRAVAAGASVIVSPGFDPEIVDYCISKNIPVMPGIVTPSELAQAVKRGLTRVKFFPATAAGGIKMIKAMCAAYTNVRIMPTGGINTANLEEFLSCDKIFCCGGSWMVKGDMIKAGEFDKIKDMTAEAVALVKKIRG; encoded by the coding sequence ATGAGCAATATTGCAGACAAATTTGAAGAACTTGGAGTAATTCCAGTAGTAGTATTGAATGATGCTAAAGATGCACTTCCATTAGCTAAGGCTTTAGTTGATGGTGGTCTTCCTTGTGCAGAGGTTACATTCCGTACAGCAGCAGCTGAGGAATCTATCCGTCTTATGCATGAAGCATATCCAGATATGGTACTTGCAGCAGGTACAGTACTTACAACAGAGCAGGTTGACAGAGCTGTAGCAGCTGGTGCTTCAGTTATCGTAAGCCCAGGATTTGATCCAGAAATCGTTGATTACTGTATTTCTAAGAACATTCCTGTTATGCCAGGTATCGTTACACCTTCAGAGCTTGCACAGGCTGTTAAGAGAGGCCTTACAAGAGTTAAATTCTTCCCAGCTACAGCTGCAGGTGGAATTAAGATGATCAAGGCTATGTGCGCAGCTTACACTAATGTAAGAATCATGCCTACAGGTGGTATCAACACAGCTAACCTTGAGGAATTCTTATCATGCGATAAGATATTCTGCTGTGGTGGTTCATGGATGGTTAAGGGTGATATGATTAAGGCAGGAGAATTTGACAAGATTAAGGATATGACAGCAGAGGCTGTTGCTCTTGTTAAGAAGATCCGTGGCTAA
- a CDS encoding aminotransferase class I/II-fold pyridoxal phosphate-dependent enzyme yields the protein MNIEFSKRADRFGSNIFNILNEKKNDRLAQGKPVYNFTVGTPDFKPDESVMKVVSDAALDPENYKYSLGDTDELLDAVCKWYKRRYNTVITPDEVTSVFGTQEGMAHIALALCNPGDLCLVPNPGYPIFEIGPFLCDAQIAYYNLLPENDYLIDFDSIDEDTAKRAKMMVVSYPLNPVCATAPDEFYDKLIAFAKKYNIIIIHDNAYSEIIYDGQIGGSFLSHEGAMEVGVEFNSLSKTYNLTGLRLSFLIGNREIVSKFKTVRSQFDYGTSLIYQKAAVAALNGPQEYVADNRAEYELRRNALVAGIKKLGLKPADVKGTMFVWAAIPDGYTSSADYVMELLNKTGVLCTPGSSFGSLGEGHVRFALVLPHEEIENIFSNL from the coding sequence ATGAATATTGAATTTTCTAAAAGAGCTGACCGCTTTGGCAGCAACATTTTTAATATACTTAATGAAAAGAAGAACGACCGACTTGCACAGGGAAAGCCGGTATATAACTTTACTGTAGGGACTCCTGATTTCAAGCCTGATGAATCTGTTATGAAGGTTGTTTCAGATGCAGCACTTGATCCTGAGAATTACAAATACTCACTTGGTGATACTGATGAGCTGCTTGACGCCGTATGCAAATGGTACAAACGCCGTTACAACACTGTTATCACACCTGATGAAGTCACCTCTGTATTCGGAACTCAGGAAGGTATGGCTCATATTGCCCTTGCTTTGTGCAATCCGGGAGATTTATGCTTAGTTCCTAATCCGGGATATCCTATATTCGAGATTGGACCATTCCTGTGTGATGCACAGATTGCTTATTACAATCTTCTTCCAGAGAATGATTATCTTATAGATTTTGATTCTATTGATGAAGATACTGCAAAAAGAGCCAAAATGATGGTTGTATCTTATCCACTGAATCCTGTATGTGCTACTGCACCTGATGAATTCTACGATAAACTCATCGCATTTGCAAAGAAATATAACATCATTATTATTCACGACAACGCATATTCTGAGATTATATATGACGGACAGATTGGTGGCTCTTTCTTAAGCCACGAAGGTGCTATGGAAGTCGGAGTTGAATTCAACTCTCTTTCTAAGACTTATAATCTTACTGGTCTGCGCCTTTCATTTCTTATCGGAAACCGTGAAATCGTAAGCAAATTCAAAACTGTCCGCTCACAATTTGACTATGGAACAAGTCTTATATACCAGAAAGCTGCTGTTGCTGCACTTAACGGTCCGCAGGAATATGTCGCTGACAACCGTGCTGAATATGAGTTAAGAAGAAATGCTCTCGTTGCCGGAATTAAGAAGCTTGGACTTAAACCTGCTGATGTTAAAGGCACAATGTTTGTATGGGCTGCCATTCCTGACGGCTATACCAGTTCAGCTGATTATGTTATGGAACTTCTTAATAAGACTGGCGTTTTATGTACACCTGGAAGCAGCTTCGGAAGCCTTGGAGAAGGTCATGTAAGATTTGCCCTTGTACTTCCCCATGAAGAAATTGAGAATATTTTTTCTAATCTGTAA
- a CDS encoding metallophosphoesterase family protein, which yields MKILVLADVESKYLWDYFEKEKLEGIDLILSAGDLKPQYLSFLASFTKVPVLYVHGNHDDCYEIQPPDGCINIENKIYVYKGVRIMGLGGSIRYKKGKNQYTQKEMNRRINKMWFSIKKNKGFDILLTHSPAAGIGDGPDEPHKGFEGFNYLLEKYKPKYFIHGHIHKSYQMKFKQEYEYNENTKIINGYERYIFEYPDV from the coding sequence ATGAAAATACTTGTGTTAGCGGATGTTGAATCAAAGTACTTATGGGATTATTTCGAAAAGGAAAAATTGGAAGGTATAGATCTTATACTTTCAGCAGGGGATTTAAAGCCCCAGTATCTGTCGTTTCTGGCATCATTTACAAAAGTACCTGTTCTTTATGTGCATGGCAATCATGATGACTGTTATGAGATACAGCCACCGGATGGATGTATCAATATTGAGAATAAGATATATGTGTATAAGGGGGTCCGTATAATGGGACTTGGTGGTTCTATAAGATATAAGAAGGGAAAGAACCAGTATACACAGAAAGAAATGAACCGCAGGATTAATAAAATGTGGTTTTCGATAAAGAAGAATAAGGGCTTTGATATATTGCTTACACATTCTCCGGCAGCGGGAATAGGTGACGGGCCTGACGAACCGCATAAGGGTTTTGAGGGCTTTAATTATCTGTTGGAAAAATATAAGCCTAAGTATTTTATCCATGGTCATATCCATAAGAGCTACCAGATGAAGTTTAAGCAGGAATATGAGTATAATGAGAATACTAAGATAATTAATGGGTATGAGAGATATATATTTGAATATCCGGATGTTTAA
- a CDS encoding pectate lyase family protein translates to MKAIISKAARRKWAWVLALVMVVSIVIPTSLLTVKADVGTVKFIDGAAGWLESAYAQWSIDNQAEGYTAYIKKASQSDSAYARIDNELIRKYKNYYRVDAVGLAAGDYVIKVVPVKNGKEVTDKAQVTKTLNVSSYDRSGFAFSSESKYKTGSGAYNEDGTLKKDAIVLYVTNDNAKTIKASVKEAKGEKEYTGLQTIIDAYTKSASKGIETRALDVRVIGCVTDAAMDKFSSSSEGVQIKGASAYSNLNMTIEGIGNDATINGFGFLLRNAGNVEMRNFSIINFMDDGISLDTANCNVWIHNVDLYYGKAGGDADQAKGDGSIDIKGNSQYITVSYVHFYDSGKCSLCGMKSESGPNYITYHHNWFDHSDSRHARVRTMSVHMYNNYYDGNAKYGAGSTMGSSLFIQNNYFRNCKNPMLSSNQGTDALGEGTFSGENGGIIKASGNVIVGAQKIIYANAVSETGDSANAASFDAYLAKSADEKVPSSYKTVAGGTSYDNFDTTKDLGVKSGSLNNAEDVPSVVTSAKGAGSLGGGVIPWTFSDKDDSVYAIDKELKATVTNYKNTDLVSVGGTNAKIVSPDPTTEETKATESTTKATQATTKETQTTTKATESATKATEKETAGSDATTSYDKTSLSYSGAYTDISNKKDADFKNAKYVSSSNEILNAISSAKSGDVIIVKEGTYKFSDTIVINNAMNGKSGSYIIVKAESGKEVKFDFSAQKLDGANRGVVVDGDYWYFQGINFYGAGDNGVLLAGNNNIFEKCVFEANRDSGLQISRYDTTAATKDLWPSNNLIINCTSHDNCDFPDQGGTGENADGFAAKLTCGEGNVFDGCISYSNSDDGWDLFAKSATGPIGVITIRNCVAFNNGTLSNGVHYANGDMNGFKLGGSGVGTPHKVMNCLSFDNGATGFTDNNNPTGLTIMNVTAWGNGKFAKKGNFLCYRTSSDAIFMGLVSAGAIDSDKFTGKMANSIYYNSGKYFSLTGSVLTSLVSGDKKGTVVTDPAKTAGMFKNTVNAIDMSKNIDKQLRNSDGTVNMNGLYETIGSYASMGARFNVANQMISVSSKNSSSEVTKPEETTKAQETTKATEAATKETQAPTKATEATTKETQAPTKATEATTKETQAPTKATEATSVSTKGEKLILNANDVSTGKIKSSTVVDGFKIVATSKKTVTVDKSAKDYKNISFTKRIKLGGAGSEYARAIAFKTAGESKVKIYATSSDTDTSRLIKIIDKNGNDVTSTSKIPGSSLKSVSFRLDEAGEYYIVSESGGVNIYYVEVSNGIAY, encoded by the coding sequence ATGAAAGCTATTATTAGCAAAGCAGCCCGTAGAAAATGGGCATGGGTACTTGCACTAGTTATGGTTGTGAGTATCGTGATTCCTACATCACTTCTTACAGTGAAGGCAGATGTTGGAACAGTAAAATTTATTGATGGTGCGGCAGGATGGTTAGAGTCAGCATATGCACAGTGGTCCATTGATAATCAGGCAGAAGGATATACAGCATATATCAAGAAAGCCAGCCAGTCAGATTCTGCTTATGCAAGAATCGACAATGAACTTATCAGAAAGTATAAGAACTACTACAGGGTTGATGCAGTAGGACTTGCGGCAGGTGACTATGTTATTAAGGTAGTTCCTGTAAAGAACGGAAAGGAAGTTACTGACAAAGCACAGGTTACTAAGACACTTAATGTAAGTTCATATGACAGATCCGGATTTGCATTTTCATCTGAATCAAAGTATAAGACAGGTTCAGGTGCTTACAATGAGGATGGAACACTTAAGAAAGATGCAATTGTTCTTTATGTTACTAACGATAATGCAAAGACTATTAAGGCATCAGTAAAAGAGGCAAAGGGAGAGAAGGAATATACAGGTCTTCAGACAATAATTGATGCATATACAAAGAGTGCTAGCAAGGGGATAGAAACAAGAGCACTTGATGTCCGTGTAATCGGATGTGTTACAGATGCTGCAATGGATAAGTTTTCAAGTTCATCTGAGGGAGTACAGATTAAAGGCGCTAGTGCTTATTCAAATCTTAATATGACAATAGAGGGTATCGGAAATGATGCGACAATCAATGGATTCGGTTTCCTCTTAAGAAATGCAGGAAATGTTGAGATGAGAAATTTCTCAATTATCAATTTCATGGATGATGGTATTTCTCTCGATACAGCAAACTGCAATGTATGGATTCACAATGTTGATCTGTACTATGGTAAAGCAGGTGGAGATGCTGACCAGGCAAAGGGTGATGGTTCAATTGACATTAAAGGTAATTCACAGTATATAACAGTTTCATATGTACATTTTTATGACTCAGGTAAGTGCTCTTTATGTGGAATGAAGAGTGAATCTGGTCCTAACTATATTACATATCATCATAACTGGTTTGATCACTCTGATTCAAGACATGCAAGAGTAAGAACAATGTCAGTGCATATGTATAACAACTACTACGATGGCAATGCAAAGTATGGTGCAGGTTCAACAATGGGTTCTTCATTATTCATACAGAATAACTATTTCAGAAACTGCAAGAATCCAATGCTTTCATCTAATCAGGGAACAGATGCACTTGGTGAGGGTACATTCTCAGGTGAGAACGGTGGTATCATTAAAGCATCAGGAAATGTTATCGTAGGTGCACAGAAGATTATCTATGCAAATGCTGTTTCAGAAACAGGTGATTCTGCAAATGCTGCATCATTTGATGCATACCTTGCAAAATCAGCAGATGAAAAAGTTCCATCTTCATATAAGACTGTAGCAGGTGGAACATCTTATGATAACTTTGATACAACTAAGGATCTCGGGGTTAAATCAGGAAGCCTTAATAATGCAGAAGATGTACCTTCAGTAGTAACATCTGCAAAGGGAGCAGGAAGCCTTGGCGGTGGAGTAATTCCATGGACATTCTCTGATAAAGATGATTCTGTATATGCCATAGATAAGGAATTAAAGGCAACAGTTACTAATTACAAGAATACAGACCTTGTTTCTGTAGGTGGTACTAATGCAAAGATTGTTTCACCAGATCCAACAACAGAAGAAACTAAGGCAACAGAGAGTACAACAAAAGCTACACAGGCAACAACTAAGGAAACACAGACAACAACAAAAGCAACAGAGAGCGCAACAAAGGCAACTGAGAAGGAAACAGCTGGTTCAGATGCAACAACATCATACGATAAGACAAGTCTTTCTTACTCAGGTGCGTACACAGATATCAGTAATAAGAAGGATGCAGATTTCAAGAATGCAAAGTATGTATCATCTTCAAATGAAATTCTTAATGCAATCAGTTCAGCTAAGTCCGGCGATGTAATTATTGTAAAAGAGGGAACATATAAGTTTTCTGATACAATCGTAATTAATAATGCCATGAATGGAAAATCAGGCTCTTATATTATTGTAAAGGCTGAAAGTGGCAAGGAAGTTAAGTTTGATTTCTCAGCACAGAAGCTTGATGGAGCTAACAGAGGTGTAGTTGTAGATGGAGATTACTGGTATTTCCAGGGAATTAACTTCTATGGCGCAGGTGATAACGGAGTATTACTTGCTGGTAATAACAACATTTTTGAAAAATGTGTATTTGAGGCAAACAGAGATTCAGGACTTCAGATTTCAAGATATGACACAACAGCTGCTACTAAGGATTTATGGCCATCAAATAACCTGATTATCAACTGTACATCACATGATAACTGTGATTTCCCTGACCAGGGCGGTACAGGTGAGAATGCAGATGGTTTTGCTGCAAAGCTTACATGTGGTGAAGGCAATGTGTTTGATGGATGTATATCATACAGCAACTCAGATGATGGATGGGATTTATTTGCAAAGAGTGCAACAGGTCCTATAGGTGTAATTACAATTAGAAACTGTGTGGCATTTAATAATGGAACATTATCTAATGGTGTTCATTATGCTAATGGAGATATGAATGGCTTCAAGCTTGGCGGTTCAGGTGTTGGAACACCACATAAGGTAATGAACTGCTTATCATTTGACAATGGTGCAACAGGATTTACAGATAATAATAACCCAACAGGCCTTACAATTATGAATGTCACAGCATGGGGCAATGGTAAATTTGCAAAGAAGGGCAACTTCTTATGTTACAGAACATCAAGTGATGCAATATTCATGGGACTTGTTTCAGCAGGTGCAATAGATTCAGATAAGTTCACAGGCAAGATGGCTAACTCAATCTATTACAACTCTGGAAAGTATTTCAGTCTTACAGGTTCTGTTCTTACATCTTTAGTGAGTGGTGATAAGAAGGGAACTGTTGTAACTGACCCTGCTAAGACAGCCGGAATGTTTAAGAACACTGTTAATGCAATTGATATGAGCAAAAATATAGATAAACAGCTTAGAAATTCTGATGGAACTGTTAATATGAACGGTCTCTATGAGACAATAGGAAGCTATGCATCAATGGGAGCAAGATTCAATGTTGCTAATCAGATGATTAGTGTATCTTCAAAGAATTCATCATCTGAAGTAACTAAGCCAGAAGAGACAACAAAGGCTCAGGAAACAACAAAGGCGACAGAGGCAGCAACAAAGGAGACGCAGGCTCCGACAAAGGCGACAGAGGCAACAACAAAGGAGACACAGGCTCCAACTAAGGCGACAGAGGCAACAACAAAGGAGACACAGGCTCCGACAAAAGCAACTGAAGCAACCTCAGTATCCACAAAGGGTGAAAAGTTAATTCTTAATGCTAACGATGTATCAACAGGCAAGATTAAGAGCTC
- a CDS encoding MATE family efflux transporter, which yields MSKEENRKNFSKYVSQNILGMIGFSCYVLADSYFISIAKGADGLTALNLVMPLYSIIFSIGEMIGVGSAIRYAISKIKKDADADDYFWNALIWCILSSMIFVFAGIFFSADIMRVLGADEHIVAVGNNYTKIFMCFAPMFMCNYVTNAFVRNDGAPGIAMSATLFSSLFNIVFDYILMFPMNLGMEGAALATALSPIIGMGICSIHFFSKKSSVRLVVCKPSVRKLVAGCQLGISAFVGEMSSAVITLVFNFVILKLAGNVGVAAYGVVANIAIVTTAVFNGVAQGSQPLISSCFGRGDKDGCKQLKRMGYTTALVLAAVMYSILFIFAGQFVAVFNSEGSEMLRLYATEGVKLYFIGIFFAGINIVGGGAFSATEDAFKAAVVSVARGFVLILGAVFVMSALFGMTGVWLAYAVAEGITTFIMLVMVLRV from the coding sequence ATGAGCAAGGAGGAAAACAGAAAGAATTTTTCTAAATATGTATCGCAGAATATTCTCGGAATGATAGGGTTTTCATGCTACGTTCTTGCTGACTCGTATTTTATATCTATAGCAAAGGGAGCAGACGGACTTACAGCATTAAATCTTGTTATGCCATTATATAGTATAATATTCTCAATTGGTGAGATGATTGGTGTTGGTTCAGCTATAAGATATGCAATCAGTAAGATTAAAAAAGATGCAGATGCAGATGATTATTTCTGGAATGCATTAATATGGTGTATATTGTCAAGTATGATATTCGTTTTTGCCGGAATATTCTTTTCGGCAGATATCATGCGTGTTCTAGGAGCTGATGAACATATTGTAGCAGTTGGGAATAATTACACTAAGATATTCATGTGTTTTGCACCGATGTTTATGTGTAATTATGTGACTAATGCATTTGTAAGAAATGACGGAGCACCGGGAATTGCTATGAGTGCAACACTTTTTAGCAGTCTGTTTAATATAGTATTTGACTATATTCTCATGTTCCCGATGAATCTGGGAATGGAAGGTGCAGCACTGGCAACAGCTTTGTCGCCGATTATCGGAATGGGAATATGCAGCATACATTTCTTCTCTAAGAAAAGCAGTGTCAGGCTTGTTGTGTGTAAGCCTTCAGTCAGAAAACTTGTGGCAGGGTGCCAGCTTGGTATATCGGCATTTGTTGGAGAGATGTCATCAGCTGTTATTACACTTGTTTTTAATTTCGTAATTCTTAAGCTGGCTGGTAATGTCGGAGTAGCTGCATACGGAGTTGTGGCTAATATTGCAATTGTCACAACTGCGGTATTTAATGGTGTTGCACAGGGAAGTCAGCCACTTATAAGCAGTTGTTTCGGCAGGGGAGACAAGGATGGATGTAAACAGTTAAAACGAATGGGATATACAACAGCATTGGTACTTGCAGCGGTTATGTATAGTATATTGTTTATATTTGCAGGACAGTTTGTCGCAGTGTTTAACAGTGAAGGTTCAGAAATGTTAAGGCTTTACGCAACAGAAGGCGTTAAGTTATATTTTATTGGAATATTCTTTGCGGGAATTAATATTGTAGGTGGCGGTGCATTCAGTGCAACAGAGGATGCGTTTAAAGCGGCAGTTGTTTCTGTGGCAAGAGGATTTGTGCTGATTTTAGGTGCAGTTTTTGTAATGTCAGCACTTTTTGGAATGACAGGAGTATGGCTTGCGTATGCCGTTGCTGAGGGAATAACAACATTTATAATGCTTGTAATGGTGCTGAGAGTGTGA
- the upp gene encoding uracil phosphoribosyltransferase: protein MMDFENEKNITIFTHPLIQHKISILRDKKTGTNEFRKLVEEIAMLEGFEALSDLPTEDVEIETPIETCMTPMISGRKLAIVPILRAGLGMVPGVLSLVPTAKVGHIGMYRNEETHEPVPYYCKLPHPIEERTIVVTDPMLATGGSAVDAIDQIKKVGGKQIKFMCIIAAPEGVEKLHKAHPDVQIYIGHLDRELNADAYICPGLGDAGDRIFGTK from the coding sequence ATGATGGATTTTGAGAATGAGAAGAATATAACAATATTTACACATCCACTTATCCAGCATAAGATTTCAATTCTTAGAGATAAGAAAACAGGAACTAATGAATTTAGAAAGCTCGTTGAAGAAATAGCTATGCTTGAAGGTTTTGAGGCATTATCAGATCTTCCAACAGAAGATGTAGAGATTGAGACACCTATTGAGACTTGTATGACACCTATGATTTCAGGACGTAAGCTTGCAATTGTTCCTATCTTAAGGGCAGGCCTTGGCATGGTTCCTGGTGTACTTTCACTTGTACCAACAGCTAAGGTTGGACATATTGGAATGTACCGTAATGAAGAGACACATGAGCCGGTACCATATTACTGCAAGCTTCCACATCCAATTGAGGAAAGAACTATTGTTGTAACAGATCCGATGCTTGCAACAGGTGGTTCGGCAGTTGATGCAATTGACCAGATAAAGAAGGTTGGCGGAAAGCAGATTAAGTTCATGTGTATCATAGCTGCCCCAGAGGGAGTTGAAAAGCTTCATAAGGCACATCCGGATGTTCAGATATACATTGGACATCTTGACAGAGAGCTTAATGCAGATGCTTATATCTGCCCAGGACTTGGGGATGCCGGAGACCGAATCTTCGGAACTAAGTAA